A section of the Paracoccaceae bacterium genome encodes:
- a CDS encoding transposase, which produces MMGPRQVAQGALFYEFSIESFVPKDHPVRGIDRFLDLTGVRPLLASYYSANGRPSIDPELMIRMLLLGYCQGIRSERRLCEEVHVNLAYRWFCKLDLADPVPDHSTFSKNRHGRFRESGLFRHLFEVVLQRCMDEGLVGGHSFGVDASLIPANANQTRGVESKDGLPADLTSRAVDEYLETLDDVAFGAATKVVPKYISPADPAARWTGADGGAAYFAYSTNYMVDLDNAVIVDVEPTAPIRPAEARAAREMIDRVHERFGIKPDKLVGDTGYGSAEMLGWLVDERQIEPCPSPLKLGHYIGLERGICNGTETAFGRRCIEAAA; this is translated from the coding sequence ATGATGGGTCCAAGGCAAGTTGCGCAAGGCGCGCTGTTCTATGAGTTCTCGATCGAGAGTTTTGTGCCGAAGGATCATCCCGTCCGGGGAATTGATCGCTTCCTTGATCTGACAGGTGTGCGCCCCTTGCTCGCTTCATACTACAGTGCCAATGGCCGCCCTTCGATTGATCCTGAACTGATGATCCGCATGCTGTTGTTGGGCTATTGTCAGGGCATCCGTTCCGAGCGACGGCTTTGCGAAGAGGTTCATGTCAATCTGGCGTATCGTTGGTTTTGTAAGCTTGATTTGGCTGATCCAGTGCCCGACCATTCGACATTCTCTAAGAACCGGCATGGCCGTTTCCGCGAGAGCGGTTTGTTCCGACATTTGTTCGAGGTCGTTTTGCAGCGCTGCATGGATGAGGGGCTGGTTGGCGGCCACAGCTTTGGTGTTGATGCCAGTCTGATCCCCGCGAATGCAAACCAGACGCGCGGCGTTGAAAGCAAAGACGGACTGCCAGCAGATCTGACGTCCCGTGCCGTCGACGAATATCTCGAGACGCTGGATGATGTGGCCTTCGGTGCTGCGACCAAGGTCGTCCCCAAATACATCTCACCGGCTGATCCAGCAGCGCGTTGGACTGGGGCTGACGGGGGAGCCGCCTACTTTGCCTATTCCACTAACTATATGGTCGATTTGGATAATGCAGTCATCGTGGACGTCGAGCCGACGGCTCCGATCCGGCCTGCAGAGGCGCGGGCAGCAAGGGAGATGATCGATCGTGTACATGAGCGGTTTGGCATCAAACCTGACAAGCTTGTGGGTGATACGGGTTACGGATCAGCCGAGATGTTGGGCTGGCTTGTGGACGAACGTCAAATCGAACCCTGTCCTTCCCCCCTAAAACTGGGCCACTACATTGGTCTTGAGAGGGGAATATGTAATGGCACGGAAACGGCATTCGGACGAAGATGTATTGAAGCTGCTGCGTGA
- a CDS encoding LysR family transcriptional regulator has translation MHDKFLTYFDEVARQGSIRKAAAVLNVASSSVNRKILSIEDSLGVRLFDRHADGVELTDAGAVVLEHCRKTIFDYQKILSQVEDISELRTGHIHIATLDSVAHSLLPEVLDQFSRSHPEIAYTVQTAQPDEVMLGVANGDVNIGITFSNDLLPGVRIHSEKSTPIGAILRPDHPMAERDALDIDDLEAFQVVRSFDGRAKHSLFTDAMSDADTKLPRQLITNSLPLARALILRKHGIGIYSKIGFLEEIEQGLLRYITILSPVLKDLKMSILISSRSNPSPATHLMCRSLSRSLKALRLDS, from the coding sequence ATGCACGATAAGTTCCTGACATACTTCGATGAAGTCGCACGACAGGGGTCGATCCGAAAAGCGGCGGCCGTTCTGAATGTGGCGTCTTCCTCGGTGAACCGAAAGATCCTCAGCATCGAAGACAGCCTTGGCGTCCGCCTTTTCGACCGGCATGCCGATGGTGTCGAACTGACCGACGCAGGTGCCGTTGTCCTGGAACACTGCCGCAAGACCATTTTTGATTACCAGAAAATTCTCTCGCAAGTCGAAGACATCAGCGAACTGCGCACAGGCCACATCCACATCGCGACGCTGGATTCGGTTGCCCACAGCCTGCTGCCAGAAGTGCTGGACCAATTCTCGCGCAGCCATCCCGAGATTGCTTACACCGTCCAGACCGCGCAGCCAGATGAGGTAATGCTGGGTGTTGCCAATGGCGACGTGAATATTGGCATTACTTTCAGCAATGATCTTTTGCCGGGTGTTCGCATCCATTCGGAAAAATCGACTCCCATCGGGGCGATCCTGCGCCCGGATCATCCGATGGCCGAACGAGATGCGCTCGATATCGACGATCTGGAAGCCTTTCAGGTGGTCAGGTCGTTCGATGGGCGGGCCAAACACTCGTTGTTCACGGATGCAATGTCGGATGCTGATACAAAACTGCCGCGTCAACTGATCACCAATTCCCTGCCACTGGCGCGGGCGCTGATCCTGCGCAAGCACGGTATCGGCATCTACTCCAAGATCGGGTTTCTTGAAGAGATCGAACAGGGGCTGCTGCGCTATATCACCATCCTGTCGCCAGTTCTGAAGGACCTGAAGATGAGCATTCTGATCTCGTCACGCAGCAACCCCTCGCCCGCAACGCATCTAATGTGCCGGTCGCTATCCAGATCGCTCAAGGCGCTTCGATTGGATTCGTGA
- a CDS encoding nitrate ABC transporter substrate-binding protein, which yields MTQRDLSRRGVLAGMGAAAGMAAGGTMLSVGPALAQDTFQIRMQLGWLASNGILGEVMADKLGYFEEEGLSLEIVPGGPNIDGVASVASGANNFASISSSPSLMLARSAGLPIKCVAAGYQQHPFTYFSLKGNPINEPKDMIGKKIGTQGTAQILLRALLAKNGIAEDDVEVVVMGGDMAALKTGQVDAVTGWQTNVGALSVLGDERVDMMLWDAGIQLYANPYYTTDAMLAENGDKITAAIRATARGWGAVHADPEAGVDALVERYPNLDKASEMEAVGLVLGFSFNGLTAANGWGQMDAANWQAQIDTYDALGQFANGAPALEDIMTLDILDATADARPKIG from the coding sequence ATGACACAACGCGATCTAAGTCGCCGCGGGGTCCTTGCGGGTATGGGCGCTGCTGCCGGAATGGCGGCAGGCGGCACTATGCTGTCGGTCGGGCCAGCATTGGCACAGGACACGTTTCAGATTCGCATGCAACTTGGCTGGCTGGCCTCGAACGGCATCCTCGGCGAAGTAATGGCCGACAAGCTGGGCTATTTCGAAGAAGAGGGGCTGTCGCTCGAAATCGTGCCGGGTGGACCGAATATCGACGGCGTCGCCTCGGTCGCGTCGGGGGCGAACAATTTCGCCTCGATCTCGTCCTCGCCGTCGCTGATGCTGGCACGCTCGGCCGGGTTGCCGATCAAATGCGTTGCAGCGGGTTATCAACAACACCCGTTCACCTATTTCTCGCTGAAGGGAAATCCGATCAACGAGCCGAAAGACATGATCGGCAAGAAGATCGGCACCCAGGGCACGGCGCAAATTCTGTTGCGGGCGTTGCTGGCCAAGAACGGCATTGCCGAGGATGACGTCGAAGTCGTTGTGATGGGCGGCGACATGGCCGCGCTGAAGACCGGTCAGGTCGATGCCGTCACCGGTTGGCAAACCAACGTCGGCGCGTTGTCGGTACTTGGTGACGAACGTGTCGACATGATGTTGTGGGACGCGGGCATTCAGCTTTACGCCAACCCATATTACACCACGGATGCCATGCTGGCCGAAAACGGCGACAAGATCACCGCCGCAATCCGCGCCACGGCGCGCGGTTGGGGTGCGGTCCACGCCGACCCGGAAGCGGGCGTTGATGCGCTGGTCGAACGCTATCCGAACCTCGACAAAGCCAGCGAGATGGAGGCCGTCGGCCTCGTGCTCGGCTTCTCGTTCAACGGGCTGACCGCCGCCAATGGCTGGGGTCAGATGGACGCGGCAAACTGGCAGGCGCAGATCGACACTTATGATGCGTTGGGTCAGTTCGCTAATGGCGCGCCGGCGCTGGAGGACATCATGACGCTGGATATTCTGGACGCGACTGCTGATGCGCGCCCGAAAATCGGCTGA
- a CDS encoding ATP-binding cassette domain-containing protein — protein MDTAHTTGEGRSIAASLTDASVKFGDFTALTDISLEIGEGEMWTILGPSGCGKSTMLRLVSDLVPPAAGTVTILGKSTEAARLAREFAFVFQDATLLPWRSAIKNVELPLEMGKKRGIEIPRGDRTPMELLELVGLKGREDALPHELSGGMRQRVAIARALVCQPKLLLMDEPFGALDEMTRDHLNLQLLDIWKQTGTTILFVTHSIPEAVFLGQKVLMLKAHPGRIKDVIDIDLPYPREIALREGPEFNAYCSQLRKLLEEC, from the coding sequence ATGGACACCGCACATACTACCGGGGAAGGCCGCAGCATCGCGGCCTCCCTCACCGATGCGTCGGTGAAGTTTGGCGATTTCACCGCGCTGACCGATATCTCGCTGGAGATCGGCGAAGGTGAGATGTGGACGATCCTCGGCCCGTCGGGCTGCGGGAAATCCACGATGCTCAGGCTGGTGTCGGATCTTGTTCCGCCCGCCGCAGGCACCGTCACGATCCTTGGCAAATCGACCGAGGCGGCGCGCCTGGCCCGCGAATTTGCCTTCGTCTTTCAGGACGCGACCCTGCTGCCCTGGCGCAGCGCGATCAAGAACGTCGAATTGCCGCTGGAAATGGGCAAGAAACGCGGGATCGAAATACCGCGCGGCGACCGCACGCCGATGGAGCTGCTGGAGCTGGTCGGTCTGAAGGGCCGCGAAGATGCCTTGCCCCACGAATTATCCGGCGGCATGCGCCAGCGTGTCGCCATTGCCCGCGCACTGGTCTGCCAGCCGAAACTGCTGTTGATGGATGAACCCTTTGGCGCGCTGGACGAAATGACGCGCGACCATCTGAACCTGCAACTTCTGGATATCTGGAAGCAAACCGGCACGACGATCCTGTTCGTGACGCATTCTATCCCCGAAGCCGTATTCCTGGGTCAGAAGGTCCTGATGCTGAAGGCGCATCCGGGTCGCATCAAGGACGTGATCGACATCGACCTGCCTTACCCGCGTGAGATTGCGCTGCGCGAGGGACCGGAATTCAACGCCTATTGCAGCCAGTTGCGCAAATTGCTGGAGGAGTGCTGA
- a CDS encoding ABC transporter permease subunit has product MAVTEPQSQAQTPSQPKPTAGLSVQARERLRNSAIPIGTALALLLIWQLGVRLFGVLQYIAPAPTDILSVFANEYPLLLRNLWPTLIESLSGFAMGNLAAILLAIAFVHSRTVERAFFPIAVFINTIPILAIAPILVLIFGPGMTAKVVIASLICFFPTLVNMVRGLQAVSPQTLELARILSASKSEVFWKIRLPSSLPFLFSALKIAATTCVIGAIVGEWIGANVGLGALIIESTFNFRSPLLYATVFVSSGLSVVLFASVTIAEKLIVRW; this is encoded by the coding sequence ATGGCCGTCACGGAACCTCAATCGCAGGCCCAAACCCCAAGTCAGCCCAAACCGACCGCCGGCCTGAGCGTGCAGGCGCGTGAACGGCTGAGGAATTCGGCCATTCCCATCGGCACCGCGCTGGCATTGCTGCTGATCTGGCAGTTGGGCGTGCGCCTGTTCGGCGTGCTGCAATACATCGCGCCCGCACCCACGGATATTTTGAGCGTCTTCGCCAATGAATACCCGCTGCTTTTGCGCAACCTGTGGCCGACCCTGATCGAAAGCCTGTCGGGCTTTGCCATGGGCAATCTGGCGGCGATCCTGCTGGCCATCGCCTTCGTGCACAGCCGCACAGTCGAACGCGCGTTCTTTCCAATCGCGGTCTTCATCAACACGATCCCGATCCTCGCCATCGCGCCGATCCTGGTACTGATCTTCGGCCCCGGCATGACCGCCAAGGTCGTCATCGCCTCACTCATCTGCTTCTTCCCGACGCTGGTGAATATGGTGCGGGGGTTGCAGGCCGTGTCGCCCCAAACGCTGGAACTGGCGCGCATCCTCAGCGCGTCGAAGTCCGAGGTGTTCTGGAAAATCCGCCTTCCATCCTCACTGCCGTTTCTGTTCTCGGCCCTCAAGATCGCCGCCACCACCTGTGTGATCGGCGCAATTGTGGGCGAATGGATCGGGGCGAATGTGGGTCTTGGCGCGCTGATCATCGAAAGCACCTTCAACTTCCGCTCTCCATTGCTTTACGCCACGGTTTTCGTTTCGTCCGGGCTGTCTGTGGTGCTGTTTGCCAGCGTCACGATTGCCGAGAAACTGATCGTCCGCTGGTGA
- a CDS encoding FAD-dependent oxidoreductase has product MSERHTTFVQADAEQIPVVADCDVVVVGAGPAGHAAAISAVRNGALVTLLERYHHLGGMASGGMVLVLDDMVNEGNEIVTTGIVSEFVDRMSKQNAAVYPPSEECQTNWEAWQKWSRWGCIDFHKAMMPQPIIHAVAFDPDGWKRVSLDMVREAKVNLRTHSWFSGVLREGGKITGVIAQTKLGRQAIRAKYVVDATGDLDVGVSAGAEYIDGQYIVTTVFRMANVDTEKAIAFEFAEPEEYKKLDRQARRVIGGAWGMWWLKTPLPGIVWCNCPHMPGYDGLSVESMVESEVEGRERMMNLYKFAKENIPGFENAEMLGAAEQMGIRQTRLLQGEYVVNKDDVKSRRYFEDTVCRGRDYYTPYRALLPKGIDNLIVAGRHYSVESDAQKLSREIPPCQAQGEAAGVAVSLALNGDLALRNVDHKAIQKQMRAQGADPGDKPSPNALIENPVAAE; this is encoded by the coding sequence ATGTCAGAACGTCACACAACGTTTGTCCAGGCAGATGCAGAACAGATCCCCGTGGTCGCCGATTGCGACGTGGTGGTCGTGGGCGCCGGGCCAGCGGGCCATGCGGCGGCGATCTCGGCGGTGCGCAACGGCGCCTTGGTCACGTTGCTGGAACGCTATCACCATCTGGGCGGCATGGCCTCGGGCGGGATGGTTCTGGTGCTGGACGACATGGTGAATGAGGGCAATGAGATCGTCACCACCGGCATCGTCAGCGAATTCGTCGACCGGATGAGCAAGCAGAACGCTGCCGTCTATCCCCCAAGCGAGGAATGCCAGACCAATTGGGAGGCCTGGCAGAAATGGTCACGCTGGGGCTGCATTGATTTCCACAAGGCGATGATGCCGCAGCCGATCATCCACGCCGTCGCCTTTGATCCGGACGGCTGGAAGCGTGTCAGCCTGGACATGGTGCGCGAGGCTAAGGTCAACCTGCGCACCCACAGCTGGTTCTCGGGCGTGCTGCGCGAAGGCGGCAAGATCACCGGCGTGATCGCCCAGACCAAACTGGGTCGTCAGGCGATCCGTGCCAAATATGTTGTGGATGCGACGGGTGATCTGGATGTGGGTGTGTCGGCAGGGGCCGAATACATCGACGGCCAATACATCGTCACCACCGTTTTCCGCATGGCCAATGTCGACACGGAAAAAGCCATCGCCTTCGAATTTGCCGAGCCCGAGGAATATAAGAAACTCGACCGGCAGGCCCGCCGCGTCATCGGTGGGGCCTGGGGCATGTGGTGGCTGAAAACCCCGCTGCCCGGCATCGTCTGGTGCAACTGCCCGCATATGCCCGGCTATGACGGGCTGTCCGTCGAAAGCATGGTTGAAAGCGAGGTTGAGGGCCGCGAGCGGATGATGAACCTTTACAAATTCGCCAAGGAGAACATCCCCGGCTTTGAGAATGCCGAGATGTTGGGTGCCGCAGAACAGATGGGCATCCGCCAGACTCGCCTGTTGCAGGGAGAGTATGTGGTGAACAAGGACGACGTGAAGTCTCGCCGCTACTTCGAGGATACCGTCTGCCGGGGCCGCGACTACTATACCCCCTACCGCGCGCTGTTGCCCAAGGGGATCGACAATCTGATCGTTGCCGGGCGGCACTATTCCGTTGAAAGCGATGCACAGAAACTCAGCCGCGAAATCCCGCCCTGTCAGGCGCAGGGCGAAGCGGCGGGTGTTGCTGTGTCGTTGGCACTGAACGGCGATCTGGCGCTGCGCAATGTCGATCACAAGGCAATCCAGAAGCAGATGCGCGCCCAGGGTGCTGACCCCGGTGACAAGCCATCGCCCAACGCGCTGATCGAAAATCCGGTTGCGGCCGAGTAA
- a CDS encoding CoA transferase, with translation MTEATMPLSGVRVIDFTQVMLGPCATQMLGDFGADVIKIERPGSGDLSRNFFGDPSELAANNAVFASLNRNKRSITINTKSDEGRQQVLDLVRTADVVVDNFRAGVMGRLGFGYDDLCKINPRIICASGTGFGPTGPYAHKGGQDVLAQAMTGVMEKTQDPSIPKSIYPTTLCDYSAGMHLVQGILAALLMREKTGTGQQVNVSLYDSMIAMQMQEAAQWSKHREVLNWAAMPLTGVFDTTDGAIVIVGAFKANPLQDICNALEIDDLSPEYPTLDTQRANKPFLQDTFRTRIATNTSAHWLERLEAQDLLCAPVKSLGEALDDPQTRINDMLCPIDHPVLGEVTVVGSPVHLSAAPMEVRHLPPKLGEHTDEVLQELATLLRTEAAE, from the coding sequence ATGACTGAAGCCACAATGCCGCTGAGCGGTGTTCGCGTGATCGACTTCACCCAGGTGATGCTTGGCCCCTGTGCCACGCAGATGCTGGGCGATTTTGGCGCGGATGTGATCAAGATCGAACGCCCCGGCAGCGGCGATCTGTCCCGCAACTTCTTCGGTGATCCGTCGGAACTGGCGGCGAACAATGCGGTTTTCGCCTCGCTCAACCGCAACAAACGTTCGATCACCATCAACACGAAGTCGGACGAGGGCCGCCAGCAGGTGCTGGACCTTGTGCGCACGGCGGATGTGGTGGTCGACAATTTCCGCGCCGGTGTGATGGGGCGGCTGGGGTTCGGGTATGATGACCTTTGCAAGATCAACCCGCGGATCATCTGCGCCTCGGGCACAGGGTTCGGACCGACGGGGCCCTATGCCCACAAGGGCGGGCAGGACGTGCTGGCCCAGGCGATGACCGGGGTGATGGAGAAAACCCAGGACCCCTCGATCCCGAAGTCGATCTATCCGACAACGCTGTGCGATTATTCGGCCGGCATGCATCTGGTGCAGGGGATTCTGGCCGCTCTTTTGATGCGCGAAAAGACCGGGACCGGCCAGCAGGTCAACGTTTCGCTGTATGACAGCATGATCGCCATGCAGATGCAGGAGGCCGCGCAATGGTCGAAACATCGCGAGGTTCTGAACTGGGCCGCGATGCCGCTGACCGGCGTGTTTGATACGACCGACGGCGCGATTGTCATCGTCGGCGCGTTCAAGGCGAACCCGTTGCAGGATATCTGCAACGCGCTGGAAATCGACGACCTGTCGCCGGAGTATCCCACGCTCGACACCCAGCGCGCCAACAAACCGTTCCTGCAGGACACGTTTCGCACCCGCATCGCCACCAATACCTCGGCCCATTGGCTTGAACGGCTAGAGGCGCAGGATTTGCTGTGCGCCCCGGTCAAATCCCTGGGCGAAGCGCTGGACGATCCACAGACCCGGATCAACGACATGCTCTGCCCGATTGATCATCCCGTGTTGGGCGAAGTCACCGTCGTCGGGTCCCCGGTGCATCTGAGCGCCGCCCCGATGGAGGTCCGCCATCTGCCGCCGAAACTGGGCGAACATACCGACGAGGTGTTGCAGGAACTCGCCACGCTGCTGCGAACCGAGGCCGCTGAATGA
- a CDS encoding crotonase, protein MSVIFDVKDHVARVTIDRPERMNAIDPATFQRLAEVWAEVEATPDIRCVVLTGAGEKAFCAGADMKAGGSKTGVEYWKEIQDCAGLALRKTLKTPVIARVNGLALGSGLEMVMGCDIVIAADTARFGLPEARVGRVPLDGGIVLLQRLIPRNIAVGMMMTGRIAPAEEMARYGLVNAVVPAADLDAEVDRWVADILAAAPLSLRAIKSVTRETATMPVHDAFARETPELIAALNSEDADEGVTAFREKRAPVWKGR, encoded by the coding sequence ATGAGCGTCATTTTCGACGTCAAAGACCACGTCGCACGGGTCACCATCGACAGGCCCGAGCGGATGAACGCCATCGACCCGGCGACATTCCAGCGGTTGGCCGAGGTCTGGGCCGAGGTGGAAGCAACCCCCGACATCCGCTGCGTCGTGCTGACCGGCGCGGGCGAAAAAGCGTTCTGTGCCGGGGCGGACATGAAGGCGGGTGGCAGTAAGACGGGTGTCGAATACTGGAAAGAAATTCAAGATTGCGCAGGACTAGCGCTGCGCAAGACATTGAAAACGCCGGTGATTGCCCGTGTGAATGGCTTGGCGCTGGGCAGCGGGCTGGAAATGGTCATGGGCTGCGACATCGTGATCGCCGCCGACACAGCCCGCTTTGGCCTGCCCGAAGCCCGCGTGGGCCGGGTGCCGCTGGACGGCGGCATTGTGCTGCTGCAACGCCTGATCCCACGCAACATCGCGGTCGGCATGATGATGACGGGTCGGATTGCACCGGCGGAAGAAATGGCGCGTTATGGTCTGGTGAATGCCGTGGTCCCCGCCGCTGATCTGGACGCCGAGGTTGACCGCTGGGTCGCCGATATCCTTGCAGCAGCGCCTCTGTCCCTGCGCGCCATCAAATCCGTCACCCGCGAAACCGCCACCATGCCGGTCCACGATGCGTTTGCCCGCGAAACGCCCGAATTGATCGCGGCGCTGAACTCTGAAGACGCCGACGAAGGCGTCACCGCTTTTCGCGAAAAACGCGCGCCGGTCTGGAAGGGCCGGTGA
- a CDS encoding ferredoxin, with product MTLVIISACVDVKDGICTTSCPVDCIYEGERMYYIHPTECIECGMCESICPVDAIRYDDEVPTEELPFVDLNAAAFRNAAGEVVEPGGWSEKQPAIADPPELATLVQPSKGAENGG from the coding sequence GTGACACTTGTCATTATCAGCGCCTGTGTCGACGTGAAGGACGGTATCTGCACAACCTCATGCCCGGTGGACTGCATCTATGAGGGGGAGCGGATGTACTACATCCACCCCACCGAATGCATCGAATGCGGCATGTGCGAAAGCATCTGCCCGGTCGATGCGATCCGCTACGACGACGAAGTCCCAACCGAAGAACTCCCCTTTGTCGATCTGAACGCCGCCGCCTTTCGCAATGCGGCCGGAGAGGTGGTTGAACCCGGCGGCTGGTCTGAAAAGCAACCGGCCATCGCCGATCCGCCGGAACTCGCGACATTGGTGCAACCATCGAAGGGCGCAGAGAATGGCGGATGA
- a CDS encoding dCMP deaminase, with amino-acid sequence MADEIEWSHRFMGPCDHIASWSEDRDFQVGCVIVDPEGHVVRATGYNGLPRGVSDTDDARFDRPSGEKFFWIEHAERNAVYNAARAGVSLAGCTAYVNRFPCADCGRALIQSGVTKIVAPPIPQADGALDHSFQVSAQMLAEAGLTLIEYEQE; translated from the coding sequence ATGGCGGATGAAATCGAATGGTCACACCGGTTCATGGGGCCGTGCGATCACATCGCCAGCTGGTCCGAGGATCGCGATTTTCAGGTCGGATGCGTCATTGTGGACCCCGAGGGCCACGTCGTCCGCGCCACCGGTTACAACGGCCTGCCGCGCGGCGTATCCGATACGGATGACGCCCGCTTCGACCGCCCCAGCGGAGAGAAATTTTTTTGGATCGAACACGCCGAACGCAACGCGGTTTACAACGCCGCCCGCGCGGGCGTTTCGCTGGCTGGATGCACCGCCTACGTCAACCGTTTTCCCTGTGCGGATTGCGGGCGGGCGCTGATCCAGTCTGGTGTGACCAAAATCGTCGCGCCGCCGATCCCCCAGGCGGATGGCGCGCTTGATCACAGCTTTCAGGTCTCGGCGCAAATGCTGGCCGAGGCTGGACTGACCCTCATCGAATATGAACAGGAATAA
- a CDS encoding aldehyde dehydrogenase family protein — protein MLKGKSLIAGDWVGADATFENEPVSGAPDSFACGTPQMVDRACQVAEQAFWSYGYASDDTRGAFLDEVASQIDARGDQITEIGVKETGLPQARLQGERGRTVAQLRLFAAHIRAGSHLDHRHDPALPDRAPLPRPDLHLLQRPIGPVAVFGASNFPLAFSSAGGDTAAALAAGCPVVVKGHPAHPGIADYIAQAFDAAIRATGVHPGVFSQVLDGGHVVGETLVKHPLITAVGFTGSQRAGRALFDIAASRPNPIPFFGELGSTNPMFVMPDAMAARGADIGAGWAGSLTMGAGQFCTNPGVAVVISGSDADIFVDSTAKALRQVGAQTMLTDGISAAFQAGCSAVSDTAGIEAVVTSDNATRSAGPQLFRTSAKTWLETPALHDEVFGPLAIVVEAEDLDQMAQVAKTLEGQLTCTLQLDASDEKAAKTLMPILERKAGRLLANGFPTGVEVCDSMVHSGPYPASTNFGATSVGTMAIRRFLRPVCYQDIPASLRPATPDQ, from the coding sequence ATGCTCAAAGGTAAATCACTGATCGCTGGCGACTGGGTCGGCGCGGACGCGACGTTCGAAAATGAACCCGTCAGCGGCGCACCCGACAGTTTTGCCTGCGGCACGCCCCAGATGGTGGATCGCGCCTGCCAGGTCGCAGAACAGGCATTCTGGTCCTATGGTTACGCCAGCGACGACACCCGCGGCGCATTCCTTGACGAGGTTGCCAGCCAGATAGATGCACGCGGTGATCAGATTACCGAAATCGGCGTGAAAGAAACCGGCCTGCCCCAAGCGCGCCTGCAGGGAGAGCGTGGCCGAACCGTCGCCCAACTCCGCCTGTTTGCGGCGCATATTCGTGCGGGTAGCCATCTGGATCATCGCCACGACCCGGCGTTGCCAGACCGTGCCCCCCTGCCGCGCCCCGATCTGCATCTGTTGCAGCGCCCGATAGGCCCGGTCGCGGTTTTCGGTGCGTCGAACTTCCCGCTCGCGTTTTCATCGGCGGGCGGCGACACGGCGGCGGCGCTGGCGGCGGGCTGCCCTGTCGTGGTCAAGGGACACCCGGCGCATCCCGGCATCGCGGATTACATCGCCCAGGCTTTCGACGCGGCGATCAGGGCCACGGGCGTGCATCCCGGTGTATTCAGCCAAGTGCTGGACGGCGGACATGTCGTTGGCGAAACTCTGGTCAAACATCCGCTTATCACAGCCGTCGGATTTACCGGATCGCAACGTGCCGGGCGCGCCCTGTTCGACATCGCCGCCAGCCGCCCCAATCCGATCCCGTTTTTCGGAGAGCTTGGGTCAACCAATCCGATGTTCGTAATGCCCGATGCCATGGCCGCGCGCGGCGCGGACATCGGCGCCGGCTGGGCCGGATCGCTGACCATGGGGGCGGGGCAATTCTGCACCAACCCGGGCGTGGCCGTGGTGATTTCTGGCAGCGATGCCGACATTTTCGTCGACTCCACCGCCAAGGCCCTGCGCCAGGTCGGGGCGCAGACAATGCTGACCGATGGAATATCCGCAGCCTTCCAGGCCGGTTGCAGTGCCGTTTCGGACACGGCGGGAATCGAGGCTGTCGTGACCTCGGACAACGCAACAAGGTCCGCCGGGCCGCAATTGTTCAGGACTTCGGCCAAGACTTGGTTGGAAACCCCCGCCCTGCATGACGAGGTTTTCGGCCCGCTGGCCATTGTGGTTGAAGCCGAAGATCTGGATCAGATGGCGCAGGTCGCAAAAACGCTGGAAGGGCAGTTGACCTGCACGTTGCAGTTGGATGCGTCGGATGAAAAGGCGGCCAAAACACTCATGCCGATTCTGGAGCGCAAGGCAGGGCGTCTTCTGGCGAACGGTTTTCCGACCGGGGTCGAGGTTTGCGACAGTATGGTACACAGCGGTCCTTATCCGGCCTCGACCAATTTCGGCGCAACCTCGGTCGGAACGATGGCGATCCGCCGCTTCCTGCGACCGGTGTGTTATCAGGATATTCCGGCAAGCCTGCGCCCCGCGACGCCGGATCAGTAA